The proteins below are encoded in one region of Helianthus annuus cultivar XRQ/B chromosome 2, HanXRQr2.0-SUNRISE, whole genome shotgun sequence:
- the LOC110886524 gene encoding uncharacterized protein LOC110886524 has product MNAVELVSSTKNQLEKFRLDGFNEFLEKVNSFCDMYELEVKKLDDEYVNPRWPRRKTNITNRHYYEYDCFNAVLDLKIQEFGNRFNEVTSKLLVCMSCLSPCDNISAFDIPNIPKLAEKYPYDFIEEEKRRFPVQLGNYFNFVKKDKKFANLDGLSSLVRLMVSTNIHVTFTLVYRLLKLVLVLSVATVERCFSAMKNVKTDLRNRIGDENLSNSCILLLDIVL; this is encoded by the coding sequence ATGAATGCGGTTGAATTGGTTTCTTCCACCAAAAACCAACTTGAAAAGTTTAGGTTGGATGGTTTTAATGAGTTCTTGGAGAAGGTTAACTCCTTTTGTGACATGTATGAACTTGAGGTGAAAAAATTGGATGATGAATACGTTAACCCAAGGTGGCCAAGAAGAAAGACGAACATCACAAATCGGCATTATTACGAGTATGATTGCTTCAATGCGGTTCTTGATCTGAAAATACAAGAATTTGGGAACCGTTTTAATGAGGTAACATCGAAACTACTTGTTTGTATGAGTTGTTTGAGTCCTTGTGATAATATTAGTGCATTTGACATTCCAAATATACCAAAGCTAGCCGAGAAGTATCCATATGATTTCATTGAAGAGGAAAAACGAAGGTTTCCGGTTCAACTCGGAAACTactttaattttgtgaaaaaagataaaaaattcGCCAACTTGGATGGTTTGTCAAGTCTTGTAAGGTTAATGGTTTCAACAAATATTCACGTAACTTTTACATTGGTATATCGGTTATTGAAGCTTGTTCTCGTATTATCCGtcgcaaccgttgaaagatgtttttcggcaatgaagaatgtgaagacCGACTTGCGTAATCGGATTGGAGATGAGAATTTAAGTAATAGTTGt